Proteins co-encoded in one uncultured Draconibacterium sp. genomic window:
- a CDS encoding fumarate reductase/succinate dehydrogenase flavoprotein subunit, with amino-acid sequence MSILDNKIPEGPLAEKWSKHKAAIKVVSPANKRKLEIIVVGTGLGGASAAASLAELGYKVKAFCYQDSPRRAHSIAAQGGINAAKNYQNDNDSVFRLFYDTIKGGDYRAREANVYRLAEVSPNIIDQCVAQGVPFGREYGGLLDNRSFGGVLVSRTFYARGQTGQQLLIGAYQALNRQISKGAVEMYNRHEMLDLVKIDGKARGIIARDLVSGEIKRFGAHAVVVATGGYGNVFFLSTNAMGSNGSAAWQCYKRGAFMSNPCFVQIHPTCIPVHGDQQSKLTLMSESLRNDGRVWVPKKKEDAVKLQKGELHPNDIADEDRDFYLERRYPSYGNLVPRDVASRAAKERCDAGFGVNAEGKAVFLDFKYAIERLGKHVIEARYGNLFQMYEKITDVDPYKAPMMIYPAIHYSMGGTWVDYNLMTSVPGLYSIGEANFSDHGANRLGASALMQGLADGYFVLPYTIGDYLADEIMTPKADTNAPEFAAVEKDVKDRIEKLYNIKGSKPVDYFHKKLGQVMWDYVGMARNAEGLKKAIEMIKEIREEFWKDVRIPGELDNLNPELEKAGRVADFFDIGELMARDALDRNESCGGHFREESATEEGEAKRNDEKFTYVSCWEYKGEGVEPIMNKEDLVFENVKLTQRSYK; translated from the coding sequence ATGAGCATTTTAGATAATAAGATACCTGAAGGGCCATTAGCAGAGAAGTGGAGCAAACACAAAGCTGCCATTAAAGTAGTGAGTCCTGCTAACAAGCGTAAATTAGAGATTATTGTTGTAGGTACCGGTTTGGGAGGTGCCTCGGCAGCTGCTTCTTTAGCAGAATTAGGATACAAAGTAAAAGCATTTTGTTACCAGGACAGCCCGCGTCGTGCGCACTCTATTGCTGCACAGGGGGGTATTAATGCTGCAAAAAACTATCAGAACGATAACGACTCAGTTTTCCGTTTGTTCTACGATACAATTAAAGGTGGTGACTACCGTGCACGTGAAGCTAACGTTTACCGTTTGGCAGAAGTTTCTCCAAATATTATCGACCAGTGTGTTGCACAGGGTGTACCTTTTGGCCGCGAATACGGTGGTTTGTTGGATAACCGTTCGTTTGGTGGTGTGTTGGTAAGCCGTACGTTCTATGCACGTGGGCAAACCGGTCAGCAGTTATTGATTGGTGCTTACCAGGCATTAAACCGTCAGATTTCGAAAGGTGCTGTTGAAATGTACAACCGCCACGAAATGCTGGATTTGGTTAAGATTGACGGAAAAGCCCGCGGTATTATTGCCCGCGACCTTGTTTCGGGCGAGATTAAACGTTTCGGTGCACACGCCGTTGTTGTTGCAACCGGAGGTTACGGAAACGTATTCTTCCTGTCAACCAACGCAATGGGAAGTAACGGATCTGCAGCTTGGCAGTGTTATAAACGTGGTGCTTTTATGTCGAATCCATGTTTTGTACAGATTCACCCAACTTGTATTCCGGTTCATGGCGATCAGCAGTCGAAACTGACTTTGATGTCGGAGTCGTTGCGTAACGATGGCCGTGTTTGGGTTCCGAAGAAAAAAGAAGATGCAGTAAAATTGCAGAAAGGTGAACTTCACCCGAACGATATTGCTGATGAAGATCGTGACTTTTACCTGGAAAGAAGATATCCTTCATACGGTAACCTTGTACCTCGCGACGTTGCTTCGCGTGCTGCAAAAGAGCGTTGCGATGCCGGTTTCGGTGTAAATGCCGAAGGTAAAGCAGTGTTCCTTGATTTTAAATATGCCATCGAGCGTTTGGGTAAACATGTAATTGAAGCACGTTATGGAAACCTTTTCCAGATGTACGAAAAAATTACAGATGTTGATCCTTACAAAGCGCCGATGATGATTTATCCGGCTATTCACTATTCAATGGGTGGTACCTGGGTTGATTACAATCTGATGACTTCGGTTCCTGGTTTGTATTCGATTGGTGAAGCTAACTTCTCCGATCACGGTGCTAACCGCCTGGGTGCTTCGGCGCTTATGCAAGGTTTGGCCGACGGATATTTCGTGTTGCCATACACTATTGGTGATTATTTGGCCGATGAAATTATGACGCCAAAAGCCGACACAAATGCTCCTGAGTTTGCTGCGGTTGAAAAAGACGTAAAAGATCGTATTGAGAAACTGTACAACATTAAAGGTTCGAAACCGGTTGACTATTTCCACAAAAAACTGGGACAAGTTATGTGGGATTACGTTGGCATGGCCCGTAATGCTGAAGGTTTGAAAAAAGCCATTGAAATGATTAAGGAAATTCGCGAAGAATTCTGGAAAGATGTTCGTATTCCTGGCGAATTGGATAACCTTAACCCGGAGTTGGAGAAAGCCGGTCGTGTTGCCGATTTCTTCGATATTGGAGAGTTGATGGCTCGCGATGCACTCGACAGAAACGAATCGTGTGGTGGACACTTCCGTGAAGAGTCGGCTACCGAAGAAGGTGAAGCAAAACGTAACGACGAAAAATTTACCTACGTATCGTGCTGGGAGTATAAAGGAGAGGGCGTTGAACCGATAATGAATAAAGAAGATTTGGTGTTTGAGAATGTGAAGCTTACGCAGCGTTCTTACAAATAA
- a CDS encoding succinate dehydrogenase cytochrome b subunit has protein sequence MSRFLTASIGRKFVMSLSGLFLVVFIAVHLGLNLLLIFDNSGDLFNQGAHFMATNPLIKIMEPILGLGFIIHIVWSFFLEYQNWKARPVKYAKKNMSGASSWASRNMLVLGGLVLVFLIIHLINFFVKMKFTGDPLLAEVTINGEHMHNAYALVSSAFINSPVLGVFYILAGALLGIHLSHGFWSAFQTLGLNNKHWLNRWKVIGTIYAILIAVGYAVIPLYFMLGLYK, from the coding sequence ATGAGCAGATTTTTAACAGCCTCGATTGGAAGAAAATTTGTGATGAGCCTGTCGGGATTATTCCTGGTAGTCTTTATTGCAGTCCACTTGGGCCTCAACTTATTACTGATTTTTGACAACAGCGGTGATTTGTTTAATCAGGGAGCTCACTTTATGGCTACTAATCCCCTGATTAAGATCATGGAACCCATCCTTGGATTAGGTTTTATCATTCACATTGTTTGGTCATTCTTCCTTGAGTATCAAAACTGGAAAGCACGCCCGGTTAAGTATGCGAAAAAGAACATGAGCGGAGCAAGCTCGTGGGCATCGCGTAATATGCTGGTTTTAGGTGGTTTGGTTTTGGTATTTCTTATCATCCACCTTATTAACTTCTTTGTTAAGATGAAGTTTACCGGTGATCCGCTTTTGGCAGAAGTTACCATCAACGGCGAACACATGCACAATGCGTATGCTTTGGTTTCGTCCGCTTTTATTAACAGCCCTGTACTGGGTGTTTTTTACATTCTTGCTGGTGCTTTGCTGGGAATTCACCTGTCGCATGGTTTCTGGTCGGCTTTCCAAACCTTGGGTTTAAACAACAAGCATTGGTTAAACCGTTGGAAAGTTATTGGTACGATTTACGCAATTCTTATTGCAGTGGGTTACGCCGTTATTCCACTTTATTTCATGTTAGGATTGTATAAATAA